The genomic DNA GTTCCATCCCGAGGCCAGGGGGTATTTCTCCCTGGAGGCTTTGATGTCCATTGCGGCGTAGTCTGCCAGATTCCGGTCAAGGATGTGCTCCAGCACACCGGGGCGGGCGCCGTTGGTGTCGATCTTGATCTTCAGCCCGAGGGAACGAAGATCCCCGAGAAAGGAAATGAGCCCCTCCTGGATCGTCGGCTCCCCGCCGGTGATGCAGACGCCGTCGAGAAAGTTCTTCCGCCTCTCAAGGTCGCCGAGGATGTCCCGCCATTCGAAGGAATCGCCTCCCATCCCGGGGATGACCAGTTCCGGGTTGTGGCAGAACGGGCAGCGGAAAGGGCAGCCCCTGAAAAAAACCACCGCCGCGGCCGACCCGGGATAATCGAGAAAACTCGTCTGGATGTATCCTCCTATGGAGACAGGGTTCATGGCCCTTCCCCTCCTTTTCCGCTCCATGATACCACCCCTTCGGGAAGAGAGAAATCTCCGCCGGAAAGAAAAAGTATTATAATATAACGTTACAGGCGGAAGCGTCGGCCTGTAACGATTCCCCCGCCCGGTGCGGCGGCAGAGAGAGCACGGAGAGGAGAAACGGCAATGGGGCACCCGATCAGTCCCCTTTCGGGAAGAGGCGGCACCGCCGGGAGGATTCCGGCGGAAAGAGAAGAGAGAGGCTCCAGAAGCCCCGCAAGAGGTGCTGCCGGGACTCTTTTTCTTTTGTTCGCCTGCGCCGTGGTCCTGTATCTCCTCTTTCATCCCCATCAGGGCCTCTCTCCGTCCGGGGCGCTGCAGATCGCCAAAAGCTCCAGGGATCTTTCTCCTCTTCTGAGCAACGAGGAATTCATCAAGACCTACGAGGATGCGGCCAACGCTCCGGAAACCATAGGGTGGCTGGTGGACCGGACCCGGGCGGGCGGCTTCCTTGTATCCTACATCTATCTCGACGGGAAGGGCGATTTCAAGGGATGGTTTTTCGAGGTCCCGGCAGGGAGCGGCGTGGCAAGAAGGGTCACCCGGTCCATGGGGGAGCATTACGCCGCCCTGATTGACGACCGGTTCGAGAGAAGCACTCCGGATGTTTCCGAAAAGGACAGGGTCACCCGGTGGGTGAAGGAAGCAAAGGCCCCATCCGGCGACGGCACCGTTGTGGAGGCGATTTCCAGGGAGGTCGGCAGGACCGG from Aminivibrio sp. includes the following:
- a CDS encoding anaerobic ribonucleoside-triphosphate reductase activating protein translates to MERKRRGRAMNPVSIGGYIQTSFLDYPGSAAAVVFFRGCPFRCPFCHNPELVIPGMGGDSFEWRDILGDLERRKNFLDGVCITGGEPTIQEGLISFLGDLRSLGLKIKIDTNGARPGVLEHILDRNLADYAAMDIKASREKYPLASGWNGDLSLVEKSISLLLGSNIPFEFRTTLVPGIHGLEDAPGIGDLVRGAPLYVLQRFRPG